A single region of the Leptolyngbya sp. 'hensonii' genome encodes:
- a CDS encoding NAD(P)/FAD-dependent oxidoreductase gives MKLSSKNLDQRLDTLYDAIIVGGGMGGLSAAIYLARYGLKCLVIEKGRGRSLWMQDLRNYLGIDPNTPGRDILNHGVKQAIQWGADYLPGFVEDVVDEGDHFAVRVKVGKQNSIYPVFHSKYLIAASGIIDILPQIENMQNIYDYAGYTLHVCMICDGFDMWDQKAVLIAGTESQINAAFVLNWFTPYISVLTHGLCTVGDEMKQKLADHGYPLYEAPIARILGENHHMSGIELTDGTIVEATTGLINMGSIYHNRYLKGIAGLEWDGENLITNNMMQTSHPRLFALGDLKQGINQVSIAVADGTLAATQIWRNIRRASTPRKWEENIARVTAAK, from the coding sequence ATGAAACTCTCAAGCAAGAATTTGGATCAGCGCCTAGATACCCTCTACGATGCCATTATCGTTGGGGGAGGGATGGGTGGTCTGTCTGCCGCTATTTACCTGGCCCGCTACGGATTAAAGTGCCTGGTGATTGAGAAAGGGCGGGGCCGATCGCTGTGGATGCAAGATCTGCGCAACTACCTGGGCATCGATCCGAATACGCCCGGGCGGGATATTTTAAATCATGGGGTTAAGCAGGCCATCCAGTGGGGCGCAGACTACCTGCCCGGATTTGTGGAAGACGTTGTCGATGAAGGGGACCATTTTGCTGTTCGGGTCAAGGTCGGCAAACAGAACAGTATTTATCCTGTTTTTCACAGTAAGTACCTGATTGCCGCTTCCGGAATCATCGATATTTTGCCTCAGATCGAGAACATGCAAAACATCTATGACTATGCGGGCTACACCCTCCACGTCTGCATGATTTGTGATGGGTTTGACATGTGGGATCAAAAAGCAGTTCTAATCGCCGGGACGGAATCCCAGATTAATGCAGCCTTTGTCCTGAACTGGTTTACTCCTTACATCTCCGTTTTAACCCATGGCCTCTGTACGGTTGGGGATGAAATGAAGCAGAAGTTGGCCGATCATGGCTATCCCCTCTATGAAGCGCCGATCGCCCGGATTCTGGGAGAAAACCATCATATGAGCGGCATTGAGTTGACCGATGGCACGATCGTGGAAGCCACGACTGGCCTGATCAACATGGGTTCTATTTACCATAACCGCTACCTGAAAGGGATTGCGGGCCTGGAATGGGACGGAGAAAATCTGATTACGAACAACATGATGCAAACCAGCCATCCTCGCCTTTTTGCCCTGGGAGACCTCAAGCAAGGGATCAATCAGGTGTCGATCGCAGTCGCAGATGGAACCCTGGCAGCAACGCAAATTTGGCGCAACATTCGGCGGGCCAGCACCCCTCGAAAATGGGAAGAAAACATTGCTCGGGTAACTGCAGCCAAATAG
- a CDS encoding peroxiredoxin: MAVIERVPSVVFKTRVRDESVPGPNPYRWQDKTTEEIFGGKKVVLFSLPGAFTPTCSSNHLPRYEELYDEFKALGVDEIICISVNDAFVMFQWGKQVGAKNVSLLPDGNGEFTRKMGMLVDKSNLGFGMRSWRYSMLVNDGKIEKVFVEPDFGDNCPIDPFEVSDADTMLAHLKGTESAGVSQPRLAFVG, from the coding sequence ATGGCTGTTATCGAACGTGTCCCCAGTGTTGTCTTCAAGACCCGCGTCCGGGATGAGTCCGTCCCCGGTCCCAATCCCTACCGCTGGCAAGACAAGACCACCGAGGAAATCTTTGGTGGCAAGAAAGTAGTCCTGTTCTCCCTGCCCGGTGCCTTTACCCCCACCTGTTCCTCCAATCACCTGCCCCGCTACGAAGAACTGTATGATGAGTTCAAGGCTCTGGGCGTAGATGAAATCATCTGCATCTCCGTCAATGATGCTTTTGTGATGTTCCAGTGGGGCAAGCAGGTTGGGGCGAAAAATGTCTCTTTGCTGCCCGATGGTAATGGCGAATTCACTCGCAAGATGGGTATGCTGGTTGACAAGTCCAACCTGGGCTTCGGCATGCGCTCCTGGCGCTATTCTATGCTGGTGAACGACGGCAAGATTGAGAAAGTCTTCGTTGAGCCTGACTTCGGTGACAACTGCCCGATCGACCCGTTCGAGGTTTCCGATGCCGATACCATGCTGGCTCACCTCAAGGGCACGGAGTCCGCTGGTGTCTCTCAGCCTCGCCTTGCCTTTGTTGGCTAA
- a CDS encoding Fur family transcriptional regulator: protein MQKQSDQIIQTLKAKGLRVTPQRFAVYANLLARMDHPTAEDILSDLNQNAPTSSQATVYSSLQALRDAGLVREVLLEEGVCRYDANISPHHHFRCKSCGQIEDVAWEQFQGLSLNRLRAGLKVEGYEVTVYGVCDHCHNHQGIGSGD, encoded by the coding sequence ATGCAGAAACAATCCGACCAGATTATCCAGACCTTGAAAGCCAAGGGATTGCGAGTCACGCCGCAGCGCTTTGCTGTGTATGCGAATTTGTTGGCGCGGATGGATCACCCTACTGCAGAAGATATTTTGAGTGATCTGAACCAGAATGCCCCCACCTCATCCCAGGCCACGGTCTACAGCTCTCTGCAGGCGCTACGGGATGCGGGATTGGTGCGGGAGGTTTTGCTCGAAGAAGGGGTCTGCCGCTACGATGCCAATATCTCTCCCCATCACCACTTTCGCTGCAAGTCCTGTGGGCAAATTGAGGATGTGGCCTGGGAACAGTTTCAGGGTTTGTCGCTAAACCGTCTGCGGGCAGGACTGAAGGTAGAAGGGTATGAGGTGACAGTCTATGGTGTTTGTGATCATTGTCACAATCACCAGGGCATTGGATCGGGGGACTGA
- a CDS encoding SpoIIE family protein phosphatase, with the protein MIQINPLAHSEERRVQNLQLHSTLRDLKAVEFQVDETCIGEELFRIFQRNTRLPGAIFIRQGVLTGLISRARFLEIISRPFGRELFLSRSLGELYNTNPCLRENLMVLPADLPIFEAVKICLQRPFDSLYEPIVVDIGQQTYQILALQDLLVNQTQIYQVAMLTIEERTADLARANVEISMLNEKLESENLRMGAELSLLKQMQQMILPKAEELEIEGLDIAGFMEPADEVGGDYYDVLQTDGVVTIAMGDVTGHGLESGILMLMAQTAVRTLKEVRERDPVRFLDTLNRTIYKNVRRMDSDKNLTLVLLNYIDRKVSISGQHEETIVVRNGGYIERIDTIDLGFPIGLDDNIANFINHTVVELYPGDSIVLYTDGITEASNIHKNQYGLQQLCDVVSQNWQRSANEIKQAVIEDVRRHIGSQKIFDDITLLVLKQRGDETPGMMTFENGSIVPASAPKPV; encoded by the coding sequence ATGATTCAAATTAATCCTCTGGCCCATTCAGAAGAAAGGAGAGTGCAGAACTTACAACTTCACTCCACCCTGAGAGACTTGAAAGCAGTAGAGTTTCAAGTGGATGAAACCTGTATCGGAGAAGAGTTATTCCGCATTTTCCAACGGAATACAAGGCTGCCTGGTGCGATTTTCATCCGGCAGGGGGTCTTGACTGGGTTGATTTCCCGGGCCAGGTTTCTGGAAATCATCAGTCGTCCTTTTGGTCGGGAGCTATTCCTGAGTCGATCGCTGGGGGAACTGTACAACACGAACCCCTGCTTACGGGAGAATCTGATGGTCCTCCCTGCTGACTTACCCATCTTTGAGGCTGTCAAAATATGTTTGCAGCGTCCCTTCGACTCTCTTTACGAACCGATTGTGGTGGATATTGGTCAGCAAACCTATCAAATCCTGGCGTTGCAGGATCTGCTGGTAAACCAGACCCAAATCTATCAGGTTGCCATGCTGACGATCGAAGAACGCACGGCTGATCTGGCCCGGGCTAATGTAGAAATTAGTATGCTCAACGAGAAACTGGAGAGTGAAAATCTGCGGATGGGGGCAGAACTCAGCCTTCTGAAGCAAATGCAACAAATGATTTTGCCTAAAGCAGAGGAACTGGAAATTGAAGGGCTGGACATTGCTGGATTTATGGAACCTGCCGATGAAGTGGGTGGTGATTACTACGATGTCTTGCAAACGGATGGTGTGGTGACGATCGCCATGGGAGATGTGACTGGCCATGGGTTAGAAAGTGGCATTCTGATGCTGATGGCCCAAACAGCCGTCAGGACGCTGAAAGAAGTGCGTGAACGTGACCCAGTCCGATTCCTGGATACCCTCAACCGCACGATTTACAAAAATGTGCGCCGGATGGATTCAGACAAAAATCTAACCCTGGTGCTCTTGAATTACATCGATCGCAAAGTCAGTATCAGTGGACAACACGAAGAGACGATCGTGGTGAGAAACGGCGGCTACATCGAACGGATTGACACCATCGATCTGGGATTCCCCATTGGTCTGGATGACAATATTGCCAACTTCATCAACCATACAGTGGTAGAGTTATACCCCGGCGATAGCATTGTGCTCTATACCGATGGCATTACAGAAGCCAGCAACATCCACAAAAACCAATATGGCCTGCAACAATTATGCGATGTGGTTTCCCAAAACTGGCAGCGATCGGCCAACGAAATCAAGCAAGCTGTGATTGAGGATGTGCGGCGTCATATTGGTTCCCAGAAGATCTTTGACGATATTACCCTCCTGGTCCTAAAGCAACGGGGGGATGAGACTCCGGGGATGATGACGTTCGAAAACGGTTCGATCGTCCCTGCTTCTGCTCCGAAACCTGTTTAA
- a CDS encoding sigma-70 family RNA polymerase sigma factor, producing MHPRSDLIELFSTFLRFDQAGSHVWGTDPVLRRSMQICLDQYGPCPDRAASTSPEDAEQFWVLYWHRRWQHQSERLAMAHLSAYLQETCYWSASRMTRQFASPIHHLADYFQMAITDLPKILDHCQPEHLAGLKAYAWVVFSNRIRDTLRRQREIDLCSDWGLLLKLSRKRLQEALAQRGLSDSEMQRYLLAWRCFTDLYIPATPGLNRLASPTPDLWAAIARCYNQRQKTQLPGSEVDRSPQDLAAWLADCARHIRAYFYPVVTSLSQSRPEEMTTEWEVVLPDAVTASPLDLAIVQEELRERQEQWGQISQILRTAIAQLDAANLQLVEMYYGQSLTQQQIATALGIPQYTVSRKLARVREALLSALARWSQETLHILPTSTVIKSMSVMLEEWLQVYCQPPDR from the coding sequence ATGCATCCAAGGTCAGACCTGATTGAACTTTTCTCAACTTTTTTAAGGTTTGATCAGGCTGGGAGCCATGTCTGGGGGACAGATCCCGTGTTGCGACGCAGTATGCAGATCTGCCTGGACCAATATGGGCCGTGTCCTGATCGGGCCGCCTCTACTTCGCCAGAAGACGCGGAGCAATTCTGGGTGCTTTATTGGCATCGGCGCTGGCAACACCAGTCTGAACGTTTAGCCATGGCCCATCTCTCGGCCTATTTACAGGAAACCTGCTACTGGTCTGCCTCCCGCATGACTCGGCAATTCGCCAGCCCGATTCATCATCTAGCGGATTACTTTCAAATGGCGATCACGGACCTGCCGAAGATTCTGGACCATTGTCAGCCTGAACACCTGGCTGGGTTGAAAGCCTATGCCTGGGTTGTATTTAGCAATCGGATTCGGGATACCTTGCGGCGGCAGCGGGAAATTGACCTGTGCAGTGACTGGGGACTGTTATTGAAACTGAGTCGTAAACGATTGCAGGAGGCTTTGGCGCAGAGAGGGCTGTCTGACTCGGAGATGCAGCGCTATCTCCTGGCCTGGCGGTGTTTTACGGACCTGTATATCCCTGCTACGCCTGGGTTAAACCGATTAGCCAGCCCCACTCCAGACTTGTGGGCGGCGATCGCCCGATGCTACAACCAGCGTCAGAAAACTCAATTACCGGGTTCTGAGGTGGACCGCAGTCCTCAGGACCTGGCAGCATGGCTGGCGGATTGTGCCCGTCATATCCGGGCCTACTTTTATCCAGTGGTCACCTCCCTGAGTCAATCCCGACCGGAAGAGATGACGACCGAATGGGAAGTGGTTCTGCCCGATGCCGTTACAGCATCGCCCTTAGACCTGGCGATCGTGCAGGAGGAATTGCGGGAGCGCCAAGAGCAATGGGGGCAAATCAGTCAGATCCTGCGAACGGCGATCGCCCAACTGGATGCAGCGAATCTGCAACTGGTTGAAATGTACTATGGGCAGTCCCTGACTCAGCAACAGATTGCTACAGCCCTGGGCATCCCGCAATATACTGTTTCCCGCAAATTAGCCAGGGTGCGGGAAGCTTTATTGTCAGCTTTGGCGCGATGGAGCCAGGAGACGCTGCATATTTTGCCAACTTCAACCGTTATCAAATCTATGAGCGTAATGCTTGAGGAATGGCTGCAGGTTTATTGCCAGCCACCAGACCGATGA